In Brassica napus cultivar Da-Ae chromosome A3, Da-Ae, whole genome shotgun sequence, the sequence AGATCTGTTGATGGTTTAAGCGTTAGAAGCAATGATAAACCTCGGAAGCAGAACAAGGGAACCGAGAGTACTGTGACTGGTGGTGGTTCATCTGTTGTTAAAAAGGTTGCTGGCTTAGGAAGTGAGAAGTCAAGTTGTAAGGTTTATACTCCAAAGAATAAAGAGAAGGCAAAGACTCAGACAATAAGTGGTGAAGATGTAAAAGAGAAGACTGTGTGTGTTGTCGAAGCTAGCGTCAAAGGTGTTCAGAGCGAGAAGAAAAACATGAGAAGTAGACTAAAAATCTTGGCTACTCCTACTAAACGTGGTTCTGCATATCATACCTCTTTGACTAAGAGGAAAGAAAGTGGTGATGCAGACCTTTTAGCAAAGAAGATTAGGCCTACTAAGAAGACAGGTGTAAAGGTTACTCTAGGGAAGCAGCTGAGTTTCAATAAAGGGAAGACTCTTGAACCAAAACTACTTGAGGATCAAGAAACCCAAAGCGAAGGAAGGAAGAAGAATCTGAAAGGTATTGTTGGTGAGACTAAAAGCGTTTCTTGTGAAGGAAGTAAACGTGAGAAGGTTGTTCTGAGGCGTAGAATGGTAGAAGGGAAGAAGAAAAGGATGACACTGTTCAACAGTGTGATTGAGGAGACAATGAATAAGTTGATAAAGGTGAGGAAAACCACCAAAGTGAAAGCTCTTACTGGTGCTTTTGAATTTGTAATCTCTCTTCAGGACACTAAGACACCTCACAGCAAGGACGTGACATCAGAGTCTAAGGTTTAATCCTTTTGGTTCCAAACAGTGAAAACAAAACATACCCAAGCACTTATGTCTGTGCATATTTTTAGTTGGCTTGTTGCTGCTGttcttaaaattacaaaatgacttcttcttttttttgtgcaaacaTCAAAATGActtattaatgtattttgaCAATAACTGAACTGAAGAGGAAGTTGTAAAGCTTTCAAGTTTTATCTCTACAAGATTCTTTTACAATactcaaaaatacattttttttttacaatcaaGATACAATGAACGTTCATGATCTTAATAGTAGTACTCAGGTAGGACTAATCTCTTTTCTCGTGATTAGAAGAACTTGAGGGCATGCCTGTATTTACCTTTGGAGTCTGATCAGACTGTTGTCTGTAGATAGCTGCAGCCATTTTGTTATATAGATCCATGTTCATTGTCTGCATTAACATGACCAACAACAGTGAACtctcaagttttttttatttctcaaatcatttttcaaaaaaaaaaacagttaaaaaataaagtatCGGTAACTTAGGGGTAGTGCAAGAGGATTAGTTCCCTTTTCACCGGGTTCAAACCATCTTAAAGAcgaaaaaatattctttaaatCAGAATATCTAAAGACTAACTCCGGAGCCCACAACTTTCACCATTAACCCAAAAAAAGAACAGTTAAAAGTGATTTTACCTGTGCGAGAAAAGCACTGTAGGGATCAGTtaaagaagctgaagaagcatTAGTGCAGTCTCTGTTATCCATAGGAGGGACCATCAATGGTGGATGAGGAGGAACTAAACCTCCATAAGCATTGCCACCGCCTCCCATTCCCATTCGCGCCATTGTTGCTAGTAAAGACATCTGAaactgttgttgttgctgctgctgctgctgctgctgttgtTGTTGGTGTTGGATGCTGAGAACTGATTGTGGAGGAGGTAGCTGTGGCATCATCATTTGTTGTGGCAAGTTGGCTCTTAAGCTCATAAACTGAACCTGTGCTTGTAGCTGTTTCAAATGTTCTATTACATCATCCAAAATGGATACTTTATCCGCCTGCAATATCCAGATAATGATTTAACTAACCCACTTGTGATATAGATACAAAGTCCTAAACTTTGAAAGTGGGGTTTTCTGGTTttgtaatgttcaaaaaattggTATAGGTAGCCTAGTCGGTAAGTCAGGTATGAATAAAACGATGTTTTAAAACCGgcttttgaaaaaaattggtttagatGTTAAACAATAATTTTCTATAAAGCGCCTAACCACCGCCTTATCGATTTCTTAAACATTGTGTAATATATATACCTTACTTGCAGTAGGAAGCAGCTTCTGAAGTGTTCTCATCCTTTGGTTTATCCTGTCACGCCTTCTCTGCATGCATCACAACCAAAAGAGTCAGTATGGAAACTATggatagcaaaaaaaaagtatatgtattgttttttttttacccttTCAGACTCGTTGTGAATAGCTGCGGCTCGTCCTCTTCTTCCATTATTAGATCTCCCAGCTTCTCCTCTAGTCTCTTGTTCATCTCCTTCAGTTTCTTGAGTTTCCTGTAAAGACTTTTACTGATTATTCCTCAAGTCatctttcagaaaaaaaaaagaaaaagtgtttttttgtttgttctttacCGATCCAGAGAATAAATAGTCTCTGTCTCCGGTTCTAGCCGTCTTCAAGCTACGACCAGATTCAAAAGAAGCCCAAGACATGTTGGTACCACTTGCACTTGCAGTCACGCTATGACCAACTCTATGGCTCTCTTCTTGACCAGAGAACCAACAGTCCATTTCTTGGGGATAACCGCGTTTTCTTGAACAGGATCCGTCCTTGCTCTCAGAGTTGTTGTGGTCCCGTCCATTCTGGCTCTGCAGCTTGTTTGGCTGCAGAGCCGCCTGGTGGACCACAGACTCCAAAGTCTCACACCCGTTGAGAGCTTGAGTCCATAAAAGGTTAGCTGAGGTTGTTGTTGGTTCGACTCCTTCGCCTAGACCATGGACCGTTAACTGCCCATTTTCCCATGTGAGCTCTTTCACTCCGTAATTCGACCTGAAAAGACATTCGTTTTGTGttaacagagagagagagtaacaaaTAAAGAAACGAGACAGAATCGTGAGGCTTTGTCTTCTTTAAGAAACAAAGAAGAGTAGTTCTTGTCAGGAACAGAGAGTATACATGTGTTGTTGTTACTTAGGCCGCACGTTTGCAGAGAATAAACTGACAATtcagcttttctttttttcttcttcgtttttgtgGTGTAATCTTGGTGTCCTCCTCTGTTTTCAAGCTCTTCACAATCACAGCGACAACTCATGTAATGTATCTTCATTTGATCCACATTGAAGTAATATAATAAAGAGACAATGGTCCCTGCAATAACAATGGTTTTTATGTGGAGGAAGCACATGTGTGGCAAAGGATTGCTGTTGCCCTGCCTAGAATCCTCTCTCTACCCCCAAAAATCCAATAAGAGGGCATTTTCGTCATTTAACTCAGCTGTGAGGGCAAGATCATTTATTGCATGCATTTGACCACTCGGTATAAAGGAAAGCGTGTGATTCACCGATTAGGAAACAaacaaatttctaataatagtttttttttttaaagaagaatGTGAATTTCAACGTTACTTAAACGTAGTTGAAACCTTAGTATGTATTCATGTTGATAAAAGCATTAAATAATAGAAGACAAAGATATATTTATTGGAGCAAACACGTAAGAATCCGAAACTATAGTATGGTATTCGAATGTCAAAAATGAGTGAGATGTGAGGCTGATGGTATCAACAAGTCCATTTGATGCAAGTTGCTGAGGAATAAATCAATATGGTCTCACTTCTCAGCCACTCTTAATCTATTCTTTCTCTGTCCACATTCTTCTGTCATCTGATCTCACAATATCAAATGGCTGATTCGGGATTTGACCATAGAAATATTCATATTGAAACATTTGTATGCAACTTATACATGTCATCAGGAGTTCATATTCCAAAAGAACAAAACACAGTATTAGACTATTAGTTAATCTAggatgaaagaaaaaaaggggAAGACAGGACTTACTGTATGGGAAGAAGAACACTaagaagttttatttatttattttctattaaaataaatgattgtaatatttagtttcatttttcttctgaaactggtttttatttagtttcattTGCTTGCAAATTTTACCAAGACATGAAGCTTCAAGGATtgcaaaacaatattttcgaTCATTGCCTTTCTTACTTGTACTGTATATGATTTGGGTACAACCATTAGTTGAGGGCCTAGCTAGCTTCCATAGCCAGGCGGTGGCAATAAACTCGATACTAATGAAATTTTTGGGGGTAAGAGATTtgatgaaataaatatatatatatatatatattaccaaCCTGAATGTTCcaagaatatttttattgaatttatctcaatgaaaattttaacattaaaataataaagagaaTGGGATGGATTTTTCATATGAAAAACTCCAAAAATCTTGAAAGATCCATATAAGACATTTGGTTTTATATctcattaatttatatatatattatatttataagtttaaatatatagttatactatatcaaatatatttttattatataagagaGGTATTCATAAGAGTTTACTAATGATCTCTAAatagttttaatgatttttCATGAAAAAGGTTataatgattatataatatttagtttCATTTGCTTGCAAACTTTACCAAGACATGAAGCTTAAAGTTAGAGAATTGCAATACAATATTTTTAGGTCATTGGGTTTATTACTTGTACTGTATAGGATCTGGTTACAACCATTAGTTGAGGTCCTAGCTTGAATAGCCTGACGGTGGCTTAAAAaaccttttcttttttgaaaattggtggCTAATAAACTTGATATGAATGAAATATGTAATGTTGAGTCAGAATAAATATAAGTTTTTCTTGAAATATGTGATTATTACGAGATCAACCTTTGTAAACCTAAAGAGATCATCTCCCAATCATTTGGTGTCACATCAAAATCTTAAGTGATATCACCCACCCGCTCGAGCTACGGCCGACAGCTTAAACCTCATGTCGTCACAAGGacacatgtatatattttaCTGGATAATATTTCTGGGACCCAGGTTGATCTGTAAGTTCAGCCAATCAACTTCTTGCATTAGATTCTTGACAACGAATCCTAACGCTCCTCTGAAGTTTATCTGTTCATAGTtctcttctcttattttttttcttcttttaaagtCTAAACTATCTTCTCTTCACATCAATTACCTTCTGTTAATGATTTGATTTGTGATTATCCTTCTTTTTATCACTGCAATTCTAGTTGACCAGTGGtgttatataatacatataactaaaattgaaaagaaaatgttGTTTTTGGAAATATTATGTATTACATGTCTTTCTCTTATGTTTACATTGTATGTACTAGTCTAACTCTTGCACTTCATGGATATATATGTTGACAACTTAACATATATACATGAAGTTACTTTTCTGAAAAGAAATGTTGTTGGATTTTCCATATTGAActtatttctcaagaaaatacgTTGTGACAAAATTATAATTGGAATGCATTACAACAATTTGATGCGGCCATTATTATCATTCAAGAAACGCGAATTCATACCATCAGATCAGTGAACAAAACTCTTCACGGCATATATTCAAAGAACACGGcaaaatcattaataaataaataaaaattgtcaaAATCTTTTGATAGAGAAATGTACAATGACAGACTGacattattacatgatttccaAATAAGAAGATAGAATAGTAAATGCGAATGGTCCTGACCACCATGTAGAGCAGTTGCAACGATCTTACCATTGAAGAAATTAATAACTTAGGCCTAAGAGGGAGACTGGACCAAATAATGCTTCATTTTCATATGAGTTTATATCTCTAAAACTTAGCAGTTGTaatctttttatcaaaatcatTTTTGGTCCCTTCTTTGTGTTCACTCGTCTTTGTATAATACATTCCGTGTGAGATGAGTAAACATCGACTATcacattatatatttgattatttaatgagcacaattatttttaattttttcattaaaatgcaatattatatacaaaagtatAATTACTTTCTACTTTCTATTTATTTGTGAGATTACCAATCATAGTTTATCGATTTTTCATAGACAACACCCACgaatatagtataattaatagaactagttattattttagtaattaaatcGAAAGCATAAATAATTGGCAGGGACTTTTCCAGTTCGACGCATTTTCTTAACTTTTTCTTGAACTTGAGCTTCTTGgctcctcttcttctcctcaaGCTGTTTCTTGGCTCCATCAGCAATAACTTGGATCCGTGCTAACTTTGTCTTATAATGCTGGTTATTTATTTCTGTTCTTTTCTGCAACTCACTCtaattacacaaatttaaaacaaaatcaaattatctATTAGTCGAGTACTTAAAGACACACAATAAATGAATGTTTAGTCATTTTTATGATGGGAAAACAACCTTTCTTTTCTCCATTCTGAGTTTAGCTGCTGATTTTCTCTCATTTTCCCAACCCACAATTTCAGCTTTCATTTTCTCATACCTTCGAGTAAAGTTTGATTTCTAGTTTCTAATAAGATTCTGTATACCTTTATATTAAATGACTAATTAAGAATGAAATTTGACCTTAATTTGATTTTGTCGAGTTGAGATTTTTCCCAAGAATCTGCTTTACTTGGCGCTGAAGCAAGTCCCAATGTTCTAGAGGAAGAGCCAATCTCTTGTTCCCTACGGTCCTTTTGTGGATTGTCCATCTGTTGTTTTTTGAAACTCTCCTCTGGGGAAAATTAAGTTAAAAGTTTATAAGTTCAATATAGGCTAGTAACGACTtagataattttatttgtattagtTACCTCCAATGGTCAAGTCTTGAGTAAATGATCTGTTGATTCTCTTTACTTCGGATTTAGCTATTACCGGATTGGTTTTCTTCTTGCGAGACCTCTTGGTTTCTTCTCTCATTCTTTTCGCATTTTCTTTATAGGCTTCCTCCATTGCTCTGATGACAAACGCAGCAGCTGCAACAGAAGTTGCAAATTCGCTTTCTTTCTCGTCGTAGTAGTCCATTTTCTCGTACCAATATGCTTGGTTTTTCAGCCAGTTTAGTGCTGGATTATCTTCAGTTTAATATTAAACAAGGcaaaagtttatcatacataatgtgatttttctttaataaacaaaaacggATAACCAAGTGAAATGTACCGGTTATGGCCAGTTCTGATAGATTCGGCATATCCGTTTGTTTGTTCTCCGAAACTGACACCCTATAAAGAtcaattacaaatatatatttttgcacAAACGTTTTTTAGATGTATAATGCgattaagttttataaaaatatgtacacaataaatttaaataaaatggaGATTGGACGtttaccttcttcttctttgcttaaCTAAATTTTCCCCAAGAGACTCCAATATTGTTTGAGCTTCATAGATTCGTCCTATATTCTCTTATACTATACTATGGGAAAGAGGAAATGTAGTTGTTTGTTCATGAAGCAAAAATAAacatagaaaatagccaaaattCGTATTCCACTGTAAAGGAACATGCCAAGTATCAAAGCATGTGTTCTAATATGCTATTATTCATGTACAATTTAGTCGCATTATAACGAATAGATGGAAAAACGTGTTTAGAAAATAATTGCAAGTCGTTTGGGCCTTTAGAGGAAGAGCTTGAGCTTCTGGTCTCTGAAACGAAGAGAAAATGAATATTAGTATTGGCATAAGTACTCAGGTTAAGGCCCCTGATGTCAACTCTCTTAAACTGTAATATGAGCAATGGGAAGTCTTGCAACTTCTAGCTAGAAAGTTAGACCACTTTTGGGCTGCTTTATTCTTATCTTCCAAAGGGCCCATTTGTAGCTGGTCATGCCTATAACCCTACCTTCTCGGCAAAGGCTACTTGGAACAATTATCCGCACGCACGTTTCTAAATTGTGGTATGGACGGTAGGTTCACCAGAACAGTTCAAAACAAGCTTTCCGGATGTGGCTAGCGACACCAAACTTAACGACCTCCCAACTCTAAAACAAGATCTATCGGTGGAATCAGAGGCGGTCATGGACATACCGTGATGACAAATTAAGTCTCCAAGATATTAATGGTTAACATGTATTTATCATTAAGTTCTCAAAtggttcaaaaaaaatattcacttAATAATTATTTCAAGCCTCATAAGtttcagttaatatttttatggaAATCTCTCCACCTCTGTTGTTTGTGTTATGCTAGATAATTCAACTTCAGAAGGAAACTTgataaatttaaagaaaaaatgagagagtttttattctattttccCTAAAATATACTCCATTTGTTCCTATAAATAAGATTTTTGGGTTTTAGTCTTGTTCCACAAAGAAGAATTTTGtgcattaatatttttttttaaaaagataaactaACTAATTTACAGTTACTTTTACAATCTAGTCTACTAAAATagagtcatatttttttatctgcCATACATAAGTCTATGTTAAGATCATTCATTAGAAATTTAACTAAACATCATAAAAATACTCATATATGATATTCTCCTAACAAAACCAATATAAatctaaacaataaaatttctaagaaaacataaatatattgtcATTAGGTAATTATCATTTGActgtttatcatatttaatatagatcatattttatatattccagtaactaattttgaaattaaatagtatagcccaattctttttaaattaccaaattaaatttttatataaaacaaaataaataatattttattggttgtaacattctatgttgatatttttagtaaaaataaaaatattaaactgaaatataatatattaaataaaataatattttaaaatataacaaaaataatttaatttattcacataaAAACATTTCGagaataaaaatttttaaacaaggaagctaataattttttttattaattcatataaaactaatgtttaaaattaaactattaatactgatgttgcattttaaataaataaacaaaaatacttcattaatatatgatttgtacaatatcatcaaacaaatttcaacaaatataaattttcaaaataaaaattatatacatcaaactgatattagatatatatctttataacatattttatattttcaatattaatttaaaaatataaatatatctgcACGGATGTACGGGttaatatatagtaattaactTAAATACTAGTTTTTGGGTAAAGACAATTTTACTTTTCTACAAACGTGAATGGTTAAGAAAGAAATTGGAATATTGGTAAGTGGAAATTGGTCTAACTacaataattaagaaaaataaaaaaagtaaatatttgaAGTAAATATTAAACACAAATGATTAGAAAAGTATGTGTTTATtgtttcttaatctttgtgtaTTAAGGAATAATATCATGTATTGTGAAACAGAGGGATGTAGTATAtgaaaacagagggagtatgtaaaaaaggaaattaaaatgAACCACACGACTCGTAGCTAGAAAGGATTCTACAGCGAGAAACACGTTTCTTAGATTTTGTGGTGTTCAAggcaactattttatttatattttccatttttaattacCATTATGGCTATACCACTCATTACACGCTGCAGCAGTCACACCATTCAACCAGCAAATTGACATAAATTATCTTGTTATAGTTGTCTGTATTAGCTCATGTTTGTTTGCGTCTAAGATCATCTCCGATGTAATTTGctatttttacctctaaaataggggaattctataatagaggtgATATATGTTCTAATGTATTCCCTTAAAATAGCAATTtctaaaatatagagtaaaaaatagaagaatactatttcttcctctataaatagagaaaaaaatagaaatctctattatagaggaagaaataaagATGAGTTAGAGCAATTTCACCTCTAAATagtattatagaggtgaaaatataTGATTGTAGTGCCTATGCAGCTTCATGCCAATCATTTTGTCGATCCTTCTCGACACATCAACCCATCCTATTCGTACAATGTTGTCGTTTTTTTCGAGAAACAAGACTCACGTGTTTATATAATTGACAAGGTAATTCCGAACAGATTTTTAACAACCCAAATCTAATGtcaagtttaaaatattagataAAATCACAAGATTTGAGGTGAGAAAAGGAAATTGATACGATGCGGACTTGACCATATTATATGTACGTGACCTACGATAATTCGATATGTATGTAAagggataaaaaaaattgataggatATCGACTTGACCAAATTATTCAGATTGGTAACGTGTACCGAATGCTCGCTCATTGGTTGGTGTCACCTTCTGTGAGAATGACGCGACCCTTTATATTTTACGTCAACAACTCTACATAATCTATTTCGTCGGCAAAGATTTCTTTCTATGACGCGACCCCTATGGCttgtaacaatttttttttttttttttttgataaaaattgtaACAATTTTATTTCTCATGCATTCAATATGAAAgccttttgtcaaaaaaaaaagaagaatactttttttctattttcttttaaaaaacgGAAAAGCAAACTAACTGGAAAATGAAATATTCCAGATTGGTGATAGGTAAAACAACATGACACGTAAATTTGCTGAAGTCACCATTTCATTGACCTTCTCAGATATTCTAAAATGATGTTACTTTTATCCTATTTACAAGATGTTTTGGTTAAGAAGCATAGACAttagtttaccaaaaaaagcacaggaatttaaataaaacttaagtgcgtttaaatttttatataattttttcatttaagaacatttttaaataataaaaaatactaaatttttaatagtcACATcatattacataaatataaatactgCTTAAGAACTTGAGAAAAATCAATTGAACTGAAACAATTtagaaacttttaaaatatcttattcatttcgttttataatatatgatgttttcaaagatttattttgttttaaaatataagatattttatatAGCTATATACAacaaaatctctataaattaatacttaaTATGCGACactataaatgaataaatttctTCTGTCTCAAGTTAGACCGGTTCAATATATGACAGAAATCGATAAGATAATAAGATAATAGCTTTTTAAACAGTTCTATCTAAATATATGGTatcattaaattataaattaataatatatatatttgatatatgcataaataaactattatattgtttgttttatattcaaaatagaattatacttattttttcttaacacttaatatattttgatgagatttagtaaaattatatccaaaACCACATTTAAACTCTATGacacatattttatatacatcaaatgatataataacaacaatatGAATGTCgagtttcaaaaatttaattaatgtatatacacaaaatcaaatgttttcttgttttagaaaaaatatatatttaaaatataaaaactaaataaaaaaacactttttataaattattaactctataaattaataaaatattaatttatagagtttttgttgtagctttagttttattgaaactgtttaactaaatataattcaTAGTCTTTTTAACGATTGGTtgaattattttacaaaaattaagcTTTTTTACTTTCAtccaaaacatcatatattatatatttatatattatgaaatagtGGGAGTATATAACAAAACCAAGTATATAATACTCTATAGACttcataattttatgaaataatgataagattcatgatttttttctagaaaagtagaataaatatttttttgctgaTAACAGTTCCAGAAAACATATGGAAATGTTACTTTCTTTCTCATCTTTAATATTGGTGAAAAGAATCACGGTAAAAAGTTTAGTAAGACATGTCTTTCAAAAATAACATGTCTAATTCAACCGTAGTTTTCAGCTTACATTTTTTGAGTAATTTTAACAACAGTTCAGATGTGAAAAGCAAAGCTGTAGAAATACTACACGATTGCCTTTTAAGGAAATTTACTGTCGTCGAAATAGTGTCGAACAAGTCCCTCGTGAAAAAATAGTTTCCTCggttaaaaaaacacatttaaactgGACCTACGCAAAATTGAAATTGTCGGTTTGACGTAAGGTTGATCATCCAGAGATCTTGATTGATCGAACCGGGTCCCATTTatcaaaatgaataaatatgtaatgttaattgtttttattgataatACCTAATGTTGCCCGGATTCAATTATTGCTTAGATACCGTGCACAACAAATATTGAATCTCGATATTCACAAAtagaattaataatatattaaactttGGATGCTACCTATATGCCTCATTTTATTTTAGAGTATATAgtaaacttatatataataatgaacataaattttcttataaggAACAGTTACATATAGaatatcataatataaaatgtattatatgCAAATGTAGATACTGCAAAAATAGATAATTGTGATTAATTTTAAGTATCATCCCCTACAGTTAATGTGGATTATTCAGTGTAATAAAACCAAAGCCGGTTCAATGGTTTCATGGGTCCTggggtaaaaaaaattttaatttccaaactattatttttctttaaaaaatctgatagatatatgtttttcttccaaaataccagaagtatctttaaaaataaatatatgaaaaaaaatattttcatattagaAAAAATTGGgtctcttttcttatttttgatataaaaatacatgtactttttaaaaaaaattggatcattatctattaaaaaatagaGAGACAACGGATTGGGTCTGGAACGGTCGCACCGCTCGCCCCCTTATCTAGGCCAACCCTGAATAAAACTGAATCAATGTGATAGAAAAATGTGACTTGATTGAGaatattgtataaatattttattactttttaaaaactgTATTATACAAATATAGTTCAGTagtaaatgaatcaaacaaaataaagcaaaactgattagttaaaatatagtaatatataaaaatatagtttttcaaaGGATaataatctaattatataaaaatgatataatataaacactaatctatatatttctattaataatattt encodes:
- the LOC106442439 gene encoding remorin 1.4-like, with the protein product MPNLSELAITDNPALNWLKNQAYWYEKMDYYDEKESEFATSVAAAAFVIRAMEEAYKENAKRMREETKRSRKKKTNPVIAKSEVKRINRSFTQDLTIGEESFKKQQMDNPQKDRREQEIGSSSRTLGLASAPSKADSWEKSQLDKIKLRYEKMKAEIVGWENERKSAAKLRMEKRKSELQKRTEINNQHYKTKLARIQVIADGAKKQLEEKKRSQEAQVQEKVKKMRRTGKVPANYLCFRFNY
- the LOC106439932 gene encoding transcription factor PIF7, whose protein sequence is MSNYGVKELTWENGQLTVHGLGEGVEPTTTSANLLWTQALNGCETLESVVHQAALQPNKLQSQNGRDHNNSESKDGSCSRKRGYPQEMDCWFSGQEESHRVGHSVTASASGTNMSWASFESGRSLKTARTGDRDYLFSGSETQETEGDEQETRGEAGRSNNGRRGRAAAIHNESERRRRDRINQRMRTLQKLLPTASKADKVSILDDVIEHLKQLQAQVQFMSLRANLPQQMMMPQLPPPQSVLSIQHQQQQQQQQQQQQQQFQMSLLATMARMGMGGGGNAYGGLVPPHPPLMVPPMDNRDCTNASSASLTDPYSAFLAQTMNMDLYNKMAAAIYRQQSDQTPKVNTGMPSSSSNHEKRD
- the LOC106442440 gene encoding uncharacterized protein LOC106442440; the encoded protein is MMAVENSSEIKNCAMAEENNTSEVKEIDTNPQEMMMSEEGSVRRVIVKDVGNVEDVALKDQEECVSKTKEVPKPPSVSLRRHSTGAIGTLGGGKLEVKSRYRGNHHVPSTHDLCKHGKAHDHRDDAVKPWKVVRRRASVEGSEADKVETTSGLRRMSLGSTKPESSAVAKRDALAVKKKTCASVNSETSSVKGGSEMARSVDGLSVRSNDKPRKQNKGTESTVTGGGSSVVKKVAGLGSEKSSCKVYTPKNKEKAKTQTISGEDVKEKTVCVVEASVKGVQSEKKNMRSRLKILATPTKRGSAYHTSLTKRKESGDADLLAKKIRPTKKTGVKVTLGKQLSFNKGKTLEPKLLEDQETQSEGRKKNLKGIVGETKSVSCEGSKREKVVLRRRMVEGKKKRMTLFNSVIEETMNKLIKVRKTTKVKALTGAFEFVISLQDTKTPHSKDVTSESKV